The genomic stretch GTGGCTATTGCCAGGGCGATAGTGAAAAACCCCACCCTGTTTTTAGCCGATGAACCCACCGGCCAGCTGGACAGCCGCTCCGGCGAGGAGGTAATTTCCCTGCTCACCTCCCTGCACGAGGAACATGGCATTACCTTGGTGTTGATAACCCATGATGCCGGTATTGCCAGGCATTGCCAGCGCATCATTAACATCCGGGACGGGCAGGTAACATCGGAGGTAAAGGTATGAAGAAAGCGCTTAAATGGTTTGACCCGGTCAAGACTGCCTGGGGCGGGGTAGTGACGCATAAGTTGCGCAGCTTTTTAACGATGCTGGGCATTGTCATCGGGGTGGGGGCGGTGATTACGCTGATGTCTGTGGGCAAGGGCTCAACGGCGGAGATACTATCCAATATCCAGAACATGGGCGCCAACCTTATGACCATCCGCGGCGGCGCCACTTTTTCTTCCGGGGGGGTGAGGGGCGCCATGGGCGGCAGCAACACATTAACCATGGAAGACGCAACTGCCATTCAAGACCAGGTAGCCAACGTTGCCGCCGTGGCACCCTCATCCTCCAGCAACCTTCAGCTGGTGGCGGGCAGCGAAAATGCCAACTCTCAGGTTACCGGCGTTACCTCCTCTTATTTGGTGGTAAATAACCTGGCCGTGGCCGGCGGCTCGTTCTTCACGGATGCCGAATACCAGCGCGGCGCCAAAGTGGCGGTACTCGGGGCCGGTGTAGCCACCACTTTGTACCCGGATACTTCCCCCATCGGGCAGAAACTGCGCATGGGGAACTTGATTGTGACGGTCATCGGCGTGCTGGAGAGTAAAGAGGGCACCATGAGCTCGTATGACGACTCCGTGCTGATACCGCTGACCACTTTACACCAGGCGGTAGCGGAGACGAAAACGACGCAGGGTGAGACCACTGTTTCTTCCATCAGCCTGACCGTGACCGATGAAAGTAAGACCGACCAGGTAAAAACGGATATCACTACTTTACTCCGTTCCCGCCACCGGCTCCTAGCCAGTGCTAACGATGATTTCAGCATCACCTCCATGAGTGATATCGTGGCTACGCTTTCGGAAACGTCAAGCACAATGACGCTGCTGCTGGGGGCTATCGCCGGTATATCTTTGCTGGTGGGGGGTATAGGGGTGATGAACATCATGCTGGTCTCGGTGCTGGAGAGGACGCGGGAGATAGGCATCCGCAAGGCGCTCGGCGCGCGGCAGAGGGATATCTGGAGCCAGTTCCTGATAGAGGCGGCATTGCTGACGCTGGCGGGCGGTATTATCGGGATAATAGGGGGGTGGGGCACCTCATGGATTCTCAATCAAACGGGCGTGGTTACCACCCTGGTTACTTCGGATATTGTCGTGTTGGCGGTATCGGTATCCGTAGCTATCGGGCTGTTCTTCGGCTTCTACCCGGCCTGGAACGCTTCAAGACTCAATCCCATCGAAGCTTTGCGGTCGGAATAGTCCCCTTGGTCATCGCAAAAAGCACCCGCCTTAAAGACAGGGGCGGGTGCTTAACTTGCATCGAATTATCGTTAAACGGAAAAAGATTGACATAATGTATATAGAATTTACGCCGATACTTCAGGTAAGGTTGTATTCCGATAAGCGTAATTCCCGCCAGACTTCCCGTCCATTGAAAGCGGCGGTGAAAATCAACGCGGGGTCGGCGGTTTCTTCAATATTAGGTATTGTTCGTCCGTCATAGCTGCCCAGCCCTTCCGGCACGTAAATAGTGAAGGGCAGCGGCGGCGTCCCGGCGGACACGTCTTTCAAATATCCGGCGATGATGTCTTCTCTCCGCTCCATGGCGACGGCGGTACAGTACTTAGCCCCGTTATATTTCACATCGGCATAATAAAACGCCTGCCCGTAAGGGGACATATAGACATCGATGCGGACGGGGAAGGCGTGGCCGTAGATGCGGGCGTACTGCGCCTCCCGGAGGATGAACTGCATGCTGGGCCCCTTGCCGTTACCCCATTGCCGCCCGGGATACAGGGGGTCCGGATTTTCTACTTTAGCGCGGGACATTTCAAATGCGGTGGAAACCGCCTGCGCCAGCATGAAGCCGGCCCCCAGGCTGTGTCCTTCCGTGTTCCATTCCTCACAGCTCAGTTTAGCCTGCGTCATCGCCACCAGGAAACGCACCTTGGCCAGTACGGTGGGGTCTATATGTTTCTGGTGTACCAGGCTGGTCTGCAATGCCAGCAAGACCGGTGAGGTCCCCCGCCCCTTTTCCATATAATCGATAACGCCGTCATGGTTTTCATCATAGATGTCCATCAGCTGTTTTTTATAGTCGGCCCCGGTCAGCTTGTCATTTAGCTCCAGGTAGGCGAAGGACATGTTCTGTAGGTCATAGACCGGCTTGCGCGGCGCGTAGTACATGGTGGTGGTCAGCAGTTCAAGAAAAATGCCGTTTTCCACGCGGCCCAGGTGCTGTTCCAGGGATGCCAGGCGGCCACCCTGCCAGAGGTCTTCCCCGGTGACATAAAAGCGTTGCTGGCCAAGCCCCCGCTCCTCACAGTACTGCATGGCATGGTAGCGGGAAAACGAGGAATCGTATCCCTCCCCGGTTACGATGTTGTTGCCTTCAAGCCGGGGCAGTGGGGTGTACTGGATAACATCGGACTTGAGATGGTATTCTGTACGAATTTTTGCCGCTTCCGCCATCGGCACCATGGTAAACATGTAGCGGGCGGCGCAGACATCCAGCGCGACGGGGTCAATCCCGGCCAGGACCAGACCCTCCGGCACGGTCACCCCCTCGACACTTGAGTTGTTTACATTTACCATCTCGATAAGGTCGGCCACGTGCAGCATGGTAATGCCCTGGTCCTGCACTGCCTGGATGGCATCCGCCATGGTCGCCTGCATGCCGCCGGTCTTTTTCCAGATATAGTCGCCGTTTTTATCGCGTACCGGCATGAGCGTGTCCAGGTCCGTTTCCAGCAGGTAGCGGGAGTGCGGCACGTTCAGTTTAAAGGTAGGGTGGGGGAGGTTGGGCGCGCTGTACTTCCAATTATATTCCCCCGGCTTCCGGCTGGCGTTCACCTCCATGGAAAAAAGACCCATGCCCAGGTTCTTCACCGCGCAGGTGAAAAGCTCGGATATGTGCACTTTCATTTTGGGGAGATTAACTAAAATACAGCCGGGCCAGTCTTGGATGTCCTGCGCGTCCGCGGGGTCGCCGCCGATGATGGCCTTATGCATGATGATGGTTTTAAAGTTAACGCCGCCCGGCACCGGTACTTCACGGCCGTTCCGGTCATTAACCACGTTGATGTCATAGATGAGCAGCTTATCGGTCACGGTGCCCGGCGGCAGGCAATGCCCATCCAGGCTTTCCTGGTAGCCGGATAGGGGATCGTCTTTATGGCCCGGGTCATGGCGCTCCGCCAGGTACTTGCGGGCGTAATAAAAACCCCACCCCCCGTAACCCCCGGGGTATTTCCCTTCCATGATGGCTTCCCGGGTGACGCGCCGGCCGGTGGCGGCGGACATCTTTTCTGATTCCTGGCTGGTGTTAGTAGCCGCCTCACCGGCAGACATATGGTGATAGCTGATACCGGCTTTATCATGGAACCAACGCATGACGGCGGCGGTGAAAGACCACTCCGTACAGGCGCCGGGTATACCCAGGCCGTGCGTACGGTAGTCTATATGCGGCAGGATTACCAGGTTAACTTTGAAGAACAG from Dehalococcoidales bacterium encodes the following:
- a CDS encoding ABC transporter permease, with amino-acid sequence MKKALKWFDPVKTAWGGVVTHKLRSFLTMLGIVIGVGAVITLMSVGKGSTAEILSNIQNMGANLMTIRGGATFSSGGVRGAMGGSNTLTMEDATAIQDQVANVAAVAPSSSSNLQLVAGSENANSQVTGVTSSYLVVNNLAVAGGSFFTDAEYQRGAKVAVLGAGVATTLYPDTSPIGQKLRMGNLIVTVIGVLESKEGTMSSYDDSVLIPLTTLHQAVAETKTTQGETTVSSISLTVTDESKTDQVKTDITTLLRSRHRLLASANDDFSITSMSDIVATLSETSSTMTLLLGAIAGISLLVGGIGVMNIMLVSVLERTREIGIRKALGARQRDIWSQFLIEAALLTLAGGIIGIIGGWGTSWILNQTGVVTTLVTSDIVVLAVSVSVAIGLFFGFYPAWNASRLNPIEALRSE
- a CDS encoding DUF362 domain-containing protein; this translates as MKLTVRPCNPVQSPFGKKLPDSTGSAIGAARMDPAKTFKLISSLLQDYINSGRESSWEEIREITDRVYDTVACAMDALEAEAPFTVEIARQMASGKKLFFKVNLVILPHIDYRTHGLGIPGACTEWSFTAAVMRWFHDKAGISYHHMSAGEAATNTSQESEKMSAATGRRVTREAIMEGKYPGGYGGWGFYYARKYLAERHDPGHKDDPLSGYQESLDGHCLPPGTVTDKLLIYDINVVNDRNGREVPVPGGVNFKTIIMHKAIIGGDPADAQDIQDWPGCILVNLPKMKVHISELFTCAVKNLGMGLFSMEVNASRKPGEYNWKYSAPNLPHPTFKLNVPHSRYLLETDLDTLMPVRDKNGDYIWKKTGGMQATMADAIQAVQDQGITMLHVADLIEMVNVNNSSVEGVTVPEGLVLAGIDPVALDVCAARYMFTMVPMAEAAKIRTEYHLKSDVIQYTPLPRLEGNNIVTGEGYDSSFSRYHAMQYCEERGLGQQRFYVTGEDLWQGGRLASLEQHLGRVENGIFLELLTTTMYYAPRKPVYDLQNMSFAYLELNDKLTGADYKKQLMDIYDENHDGVIDYMEKGRGTSPVLLALQTSLVHQKHIDPTVLAKVRFLVAMTQAKLSCEEWNTEGHSLGAGFMLAQAVSTAFEMSRAKVENPDPLYPGRQWGNGKGPSMQFILREAQYARIYGHAFPVRIDVYMSPYGQAFYYADVKYNGAKYCTAVAMERREDIIAGYLKDVSAGTPPLPFTIYVPEGLGSYDGRTIPNIEETADPALIFTAAFNGREVWRELRLSEYNLT